A single Nostoc sp. PCC 7107 DNA region contains:
- a CDS encoding DUF1902 domain-containing protein, with the protein MNTVIRVSAFWDSEAEVWVASSDDLPGLITEASTIELLTEKLKLMIPELCELNQVEACQKDYIDLELTTH; encoded by the coding sequence ATGAACACTGTTATTAGAGTAAGTGCTTTTTGGGATTCTGAAGCTGAGGTGTGGGTAGCTAGTAGTGATGATTTGCCTGGATTGATTACAGAAGCTTCTACTATTGAATTATTAACAGAAAAACTCAAATTGATGATTCCAGAACTTTGTGAGTTAAATCAAGTAGAAGCTTGCCAGAAAGATTACATTGATTTAGAATTAACGACACATTGA
- a CDS encoding PmeII family type II restriction endonuclease encodes MAEAALNITLETEEILIQNLGLVEQNHPQTWKNKLILGDCLEVLQKLPSASIDLIITSPPYADSRKKTYGGISPDEYTDWFLARALELKRVLKPEGSFILNIKEKVVDGQRHPYVLNLILGMQQQGWLWTEEYIWHKKNSYPGKWSNRFRDSWERCLHFNKQKKFKMYQESVMVPMGDWAKSRLKNLSETDKRRDNSKVESGFGKNISNWVERKMAYPTNVLHLATECGNKNHSAAFPKTIPSWFIKLFTDVDDVVLDPFAGSGTSCVAAKELGRNYVGIEIKREYCELAELNIKTAVSHTQILNNSNQNYEELNVAGANSEIYHDYLIKYVLTPFYDKRFEKLSKLKLKDVLKRKNPYLFKAKNIERAQDFVDSIITAFLSSQEETIFGNLLEGFAIHISETLYGGFKSKLNSIDLEFKRDENYYIVGIKSGTNWGNSDQISKMKDNFKKARQFLIKQGVTNNIIAVNGCMYGKDSNPLKKDVDADKTYFKYVGQEFWEFISENPNLYQEMIVPIGEEAKKKDELFKSTLDAKVNEMTFEFMQYFTNKGRIDWIKLVDYVSKKGDVKLEPVSQQLTLELEGRDSDLEEPLDLADALDFEE; translated from the coding sequence ATGGCAGAAGCAGCACTAAATATTACCTTGGAAACTGAGGAAATTCTGATTCAGAATTTAGGGTTAGTAGAGCAGAATCACCCACAAACTTGGAAGAATAAGCTGATTCTAGGTGATTGTTTAGAGGTACTCCAAAAGTTGCCTTCTGCAAGCATTGATTTAATTATCACCTCGCCTCCCTATGCTGATAGTCGGAAAAAAACCTATGGAGGAATTTCTCCAGATGAATATACAGATTGGTTTCTAGCAAGAGCTTTAGAACTAAAAAGAGTCCTCAAACCAGAAGGTTCCTTCATTCTTAATATTAAAGAGAAAGTTGTTGATGGGCAAAGACATCCATACGTATTGAATTTAATTTTAGGAATGCAGCAGCAAGGATGGCTATGGACTGAAGAATATATATGGCATAAAAAAAATAGTTATCCTGGCAAATGGTCTAATCGTTTTCGAGATTCTTGGGAGCGTTGTTTACACTTTAACAAGCAAAAGAAATTCAAGATGTATCAGGAATCTGTCATGGTTCCTATGGGAGATTGGGCAAAGTCACGTCTCAAGAATTTGAGCGAAACAGATAAAAGACGTGATAATTCTAAAGTAGAGAGTGGATTTGGTAAAAATATTTCTAATTGGGTAGAGCGGAAAATGGCCTATCCAACAAATGTTTTACATTTAGCAACTGAATGTGGAAATAAAAATCATAGTGCAGCTTTTCCGAAAACTATTCCTTCATGGTTTATCAAGCTATTCACTGATGTAGATGATGTAGTCCTCGACCCATTTGCAGGTTCAGGAACATCTTGTGTAGCTGCTAAAGAACTAGGCAGAAATTATGTAGGAATTGAAATTAAAAGAGAATATTGTGAATTAGCAGAACTGAATATTAAAACCGCAGTTTCTCATACTCAAATTTTAAATAACAGTAATCAAAATTATGAGGAATTAAATGTGGCTGGCGCAAACTCGGAAATTTATCATGATTATTTGATTAAATATGTTCTTACACCTTTTTATGACAAAAGATTTGAGAAGTTGAGCAAATTAAAGCTCAAAGATGTTCTGAAACGAAAAAACCCTTATTTATTTAAGGCAAAAAATATTGAACGCGCCCAAGATTTTGTTGATAGTATAATTACTGCATTTCTTTCTTCGCAGGAAGAAACCATCTTTGGTAATTTATTAGAAGGCTTTGCCATACATATATCTGAAACTTTGTACGGTGGTTTTAAGTCAAAGCTCAATAGTATTGATCTAGAGTTTAAGCGGGATGAAAATTATTATATTGTAGGAATTAAATCTGGTACTAATTGGGGTAACTCTGACCAAATTAGTAAGATGAAAGATAATTTTAAAAAAGCTAGGCAGTTTTTAATTAAACAAGGTGTCACAAATAATATCATTGCTGTTAATGGCTGTATGTATGGCAAAGATAGTAATCCTTTGAAAAAAGATGTAGATGCTGATAAAACATATTTTAAATATGTAGGGCAAGAGTTTTGGGAATTTATCTCAGAAAATCCTAACCTTTATCAAGAGATGATTGTGCCTATCGGAGAAGAGGCAAAGAAAAAGGATGAACTTTTTAAGTCTACTCTGGATGCAAAGGTTAATGAAATGACTTTTGAATTTATGCAGTATTTTACTAACAAGGGTCGTATTGATTGGATTAAGCTTGTTGATTATGTGTCTAAGAAAGGGGATGTCAAATTAGAACCCGTATCTCAACAGTTGACATTGGAATTAGAAGGAAGAGATTCAGATTTAGAAGAACCTCTAGATTTAGCAGATGCGCTGGATTTTGAAGAGTAG
- a CDS encoding inositol monophosphatase family protein, with protein MNDFWLTVLDFAHTTTSRVGKQLIQDFGQVQALQKADGTLVTRADKWADQEIRDAIASNFSGYGILSEEADKTFPGTEWCWVIDPLDGTTNFTRGIPIWSISLGLLYQGTPVFGYVHVPLLGQSFHGFWPGTSGLATPTGAFLNNHPIHTSVDAPSSNHFFNLCSRSTSVIQPGFPCKIRMLGVASYNFLTVATGAVLGGIEATPKVWDIAGAWVIVQAAGGSWKSLKSEPFPLISGEDYSDSSYPTLVLSSSDLAPVFAPFLQDLKI; from the coding sequence ATGAATGATTTTTGGTTAACGGTTCTCGATTTTGCCCACACTACAACTAGCAGAGTGGGTAAACAACTAATACAAGATTTTGGGCAAGTACAGGCTTTACAAAAAGCTGATGGTACTTTAGTAACACGCGCAGATAAATGGGCAGATCAGGAAATTCGGGATGCGATCGCCTCTAATTTTTCTGGTTATGGTATTCTCAGCGAAGAAGCCGACAAGACATTTCCGGGGACAGAATGGTGTTGGGTCATTGACCCTTTAGATGGGACAACAAATTTTACCCGTGGTATTCCTATCTGGTCGATTTCTCTGGGTTTGCTGTATCAAGGTACGCCTGTATTTGGGTATGTTCACGTACCGCTATTGGGTCAGAGTTTTCACGGTTTTTGGCCAGGTACGTCAGGTTTAGCCACACCCACGGGCGCATTTCTCAACAATCATCCCATCCACACTAGTGTTGATGCTCCCAGCAGTAATCACTTTTTTAACCTTTGTTCTCGCAGTACCTCTGTTATTCAGCCAGGATTTCCCTGCAAAATTCGGATGTTGGGTGTGGCTAGTTATAACTTTCTGACAGTGGCGACTGGGGCGGTGTTAGGAGGAATTGAAGCGACACCGAAAGTTTGGGATATAGCTGGTGCTTGGGTAATTGTGCAAGCGGCTGGTGGGAGTTGGAAGTCTCTCAAATCTGAGCCATTTCCTTTGATATCTGGAGAAGATTATAGCGATAGCTCTTATCCTACCTTAGTTCTTAGTAGTTCAGACTTGGCTCCTGTGTTTGCGCCATTTCTCCAAGATTTGAAAATTTAA
- a CDS encoding ArsA family ATPase — protein sequence MSLILTFLGNSGIARSKIAIAAAKLFASQGKRVLLAGLAEPVLPILLEQTLSADPQQIAPNLQAVQLPASVLLERNWEELKKLEAQYLRTPIFKEVYGQELVALPGMDSALALNAIREYDASGKYDVIIYDGTGDSFTLRLLGLPESLSWYVRRFRQLFVNSDLGKTITESPLIQPLISSFFNVNWTADNFAQPTNQANDFLDKGKAALADPNRVAAFLVTTNDPIEVAVARYLWGSAQQVGLTVGGVVQISDQTTANLGTEFTPLAVSVVPDVTPGEWQPLIDALPNFVEQANQVPRPIEIDVHNRQVRLFLPGFDKKQVKLTQVGPEVTVEAGDQRRNIFLPPALTGRPVTGAKFQNNYLIISF from the coding sequence ATGTCCCTAATATTGACATTTTTAGGCAATAGCGGCATCGCTCGTAGCAAAATTGCGATCGCCGCAGCTAAACTATTTGCAAGCCAAGGTAAGCGTGTACTATTGGCAGGACTGGCAGAACCAGTGTTACCTATCCTCTTAGAGCAAACACTCTCTGCCGACCCTCAACAAATCGCTCCTAATTTGCAAGCAGTACAGTTGCCAGCATCTGTACTTCTAGAACGCAACTGGGAAGAATTAAAAAAACTTGAGGCGCAATACCTGCGTACACCCATTTTTAAAGAGGTTTATGGTCAAGAACTGGTAGCCTTACCAGGAATGGACAGCGCCCTCGCTTTAAATGCTATCCGCGAATATGATGCCAGTGGTAAATATGATGTAATTATTTACGATGGCACGGGTGATTCTTTTACATTGCGGCTGTTGGGTTTGCCAGAATCTCTCAGTTGGTATGTTCGGCGATTTCGACAGTTATTTGTCAACTCCGATTTAGGCAAGACAATTACCGAATCGCCCTTAATTCAACCTTTGATTAGCAGTTTTTTTAACGTCAACTGGACAGCAGATAACTTTGCTCAACCCACAAACCAAGCCAACGATTTCTTGGATAAGGGGAAGGCTGCTTTAGCTGACCCCAACCGAGTTGCCGCATTTTTGGTAACAACCAATGACCCTATTGAAGTCGCAGTTGCTCGTTATTTGTGGGGTAGCGCTCAACAAGTTGGTCTGACAGTTGGTGGTGTGGTGCAGATTTCTGACCAAACAACAGCAAACTTAGGCACAGAATTTACACCTTTGGCTGTAAGTGTTGTCCCTGATGTTACCCCAGGGGAATGGCAACCGCTAATTGATGCCTTACCCAACTTTGTCGAGCAAGCAAACCAAGTACCAAGACCAATAGAAATTGATGTCCATAATCGTCAGGTACGCTTATTTTTGCCTGGATTTGACAAAAAACAGGTAAAACTCACCCAAGTAGGGCCAGAAGTAACAGTAGAAGCAGGCGACCAACGCCGTAATATCTTCCTCCCGCCAGCTTTAACTGGTAGGCCTGTGACTGGAGCGAAATTCCAAAATAACTATTTGATTATTTCTTTTTAA
- a CDS encoding type II toxin-antitoxin system HicA family toxin gives MSISFTPEVKKLLLKAGCYFIRQGKGDHEIWYSPITNINFVVDSKIKSRHTANGVLKQGCLNKYF, from the coding sequence ATGAGTATTTCCTTTACTCCTGAAGTTAAAAAACTTTTGCTAAAAGCTGGATGTTATTTCATAAGACAGGGTAAAGGAGATCATGAAATTTGGTACAGCCCAATTACAAATATTAACTTTGTAGTTGATAGCAAAATTAAATCACGCCATACTGCAAACGGAGTTTTGAAGCAAGGTTGCTTAAACAAATATTTTTGA
- a CDS encoding aldo/keto reductase, whose translation METITLGKNGPTVPPLCIGTWAWGDKLFWNYGSDYGPEQLQAAFTAALEAGVTFFDTAEIYGMGLSEKFLGQFIKQTQQPVQVATKFGPVPWRFTGQSVSDALTESLKRLQLQRIELYQVHWPFAFFLSQETLMNTLADEVKRGRIGAVGVSNYSAAQMREAHQILAARGVPLAVNQVRYSLLTRQVESSGIIATARELGVTILAYSPLAQGLLTGKYTAENLESLSGARKIDPKFGKEGLQKIAPVISLLRSIGEKRNRTPAQVALNWLIAQGNVIPIAGVKTSEQVRQNTGALGWQLNKDEIEELEKITRPWLN comes from the coding sequence GTGGAAACAATCACATTAGGCAAAAACGGCCCGACGGTTCCACCCCTGTGTATTGGTACTTGGGCTTGGGGTGATAAACTCTTTTGGAATTATGGCAGCGATTACGGCCCAGAACAACTACAAGCAGCCTTTACAGCAGCTTTAGAAGCGGGTGTTACCTTTTTTGACACCGCCGAAATTTACGGAATGGGGCTGTCAGAAAAGTTTTTAGGGCAATTTATCAAACAGACACAACAACCTGTACAAGTTGCTACTAAATTTGGCCCTGTCCCTTGGCGATTTACCGGACAATCTGTGAGTGATGCTTTAACAGAAAGTCTCAAACGCTTGCAACTACAGAGAATTGAACTGTATCAAGTGCATTGGCCGTTTGCTTTCTTTTTGAGTCAAGAAACACTGATGAACACCTTAGCCGATGAAGTGAAGCGGGGAAGAATTGGCGCAGTCGGTGTCAGTAATTACTCAGCAGCGCAAATGCGAGAAGCACATCAAATATTAGCAGCTAGAGGAGTTCCATTAGCAGTCAATCAAGTACGTTATTCTCTACTCACGCGCCAAGTAGAAAGTAGTGGTATTATCGCCACAGCCCGTGAACTAGGGGTAACAATTTTAGCTTATAGTCCTTTAGCTCAAGGATTACTCACAGGCAAATATACTGCTGAAAATCTTGAATCACTAAGTGGTGCTAGAAAGATAGATCCAAAATTTGGAAAAGAAGGCTTGCAAAAAATCGCACCAGTGATATCTCTATTACGTAGTATAGGAGAAAAACGCAATCGGACTCCGGCTCAAGTCGCACTCAACTGGTTAATTGCTCAAGGTAATGTAATTCCCATCGCTGGGGTAAAAACATCTGAACAAGTGAGACAAAATACTGGCGCTTTAGGCTGGCAATTAAATAAGGATGAAATTGAAGAACTAGAAAAAATTACTCGTCCTTGGTTAAATTAA
- a CDS encoding glucuronosyltransferase, with product MKRVVLVTGHYWNSKRKAGFHWLAEAFWHQGWEVIFVTSALSWLSVIRRDYRLAYPVLQEANQLQLIRKNFWSYVWFTPWHPANLRSNLLNYLSRGLFNLYGQLPLGTVEPLLKETDLFIFESTPALLLFDRCKQLNPQAQFIYRVSDDLRLLRNHSVVLDTEERVAPKFDLVSVPSQYIYRLFAGLLNLELELHGIRKDIFNQDYANPYPVSDTPNVVFVGNAHFDYDFLEQASQLLPNWQFHIIGPMNNLPQRNNIIAYQELPFESTIPYIKYADIALQTLAYTPGAECFTDSLKIIQYSYCQLPIVAPAYLVSSRTNVFYYQPGDAGSIYQALIAAQIYDRSQILTDKIYSWDELVSRWLEILNKKSA from the coding sequence ATGAAGCGTGTAGTTTTAGTGACTGGACACTATTGGAATTCTAAACGCAAAGCAGGTTTTCACTGGCTGGCTGAGGCTTTTTGGCATCAGGGTTGGGAAGTTATTTTTGTCACATCTGCCTTAAGTTGGTTGTCTGTAATTCGGAGAGACTACCGCCTAGCTTATCCTGTATTGCAAGAAGCAAACCAACTTCAGCTAATACGGAAAAATTTCTGGAGTTATGTCTGGTTTACACCTTGGCATCCGGCTAATCTGCGCTCTAATTTACTCAATTATCTTAGCCGTGGTTTGTTTAATTTGTACGGCCAACTTCCTCTAGGAACCGTAGAACCTCTACTAAAAGAGACTGACTTATTTATCTTTGAGAGTACACCAGCTTTACTACTATTTGACCGATGTAAACAACTTAATCCCCAAGCTCAGTTTATCTATAGAGTGTCCGATGACTTGCGCCTTTTACGCAATCACTCAGTTGTATTAGACACTGAGGAACGAGTCGCCCCCAAGTTTGATTTAGTCAGTGTACCCAGCCAATATATTTACCGTTTATTTGCAGGTTTACTTAATCTAGAATTAGAGTTACATGGCATTCGCAAAGATATATTTAACCAGGATTATGCCAATCCTTACCCAGTTTCAGATACACCTAACGTCGTTTTTGTCGGTAACGCTCATTTTGATTACGACTTTTTAGAACAAGCTAGTCAATTATTGCCAAATTGGCAATTTCATATAATTGGGCCAATGAATAATTTACCTCAAAGAAATAATATTATTGCTTATCAAGAGTTACCATTTGAGTCCACAATACCCTATATTAAATATGCAGATATTGCACTTCAGACACTAGCATATACTCCTGGGGCTGAATGTTTTACTGATAGTCTCAAAATTATTCAATATAGTTATTGTCAACTACCAATTGTTGCTCCTGCTTATCTTGTATCGTCAAGAACAAATGTATTTTACTATCAACCAGGAGATGCTGGTAGTATTTATCAAGCTTTAATTGCCGCGCAGATATATGATCGGTCTCAAATTCTCACTGATAAAATCTACTCATGGGATGAATTAGTCTCACGGTGGCTAGAAATTCTAAATAAGAAATCAGCTTGA
- a CDS encoding alcohol dehydrogenase catalytic domain-containing protein, whose product MKGLWLENQQLELRTDIPVPKPEPGEALVRVLRAGICNTDLELKRGYYPYTGILGHEFVGIVEQGPENLINKRVVGEINAACGYCRFCRRGQPTHCENRTVLGIVNRHGAFADYLCLPVKNLHPVPDNVSTDIATFTEPLAAALEIQQQVVLCADDRVLVVGDGKLGQLVAQTLALTGCDLLALGRHPEKLANLAARGIKTGLIDAVTDKAFDISVDCTGNPEGFAIARRALRPRGTLVMKSTYAGNLSLDASSLVVDEITLIGSRCGPFPAALELLAAEKVDVKPLIYAHYPLTEAIAAFEEAQRRGVLKVLLDVGEV is encoded by the coding sequence ATGAAAGGACTGTGGCTCGAAAACCAACAACTGGAACTACGCACAGATATTCCAGTTCCCAAACCTGAACCAGGGGAAGCTTTGGTGCGTGTTTTACGGGCGGGAATTTGTAATACTGACCTGGAGTTGAAGCGGGGTTACTATCCATATACTGGTATTTTGGGGCATGAGTTTGTTGGTATTGTGGAACAAGGGCCGGAGAACTTAATCAATAAACGGGTAGTAGGCGAAATTAATGCAGCCTGTGGTTATTGTCGTTTTTGTCGCCGAGGACAGCCGACTCACTGCGAAAATCGCACAGTATTGGGTATTGTGAACCGTCACGGGGCTTTTGCAGATTATCTGTGTTTACCCGTAAAAAACTTACATCCTGTACCGGATAATGTGTCTACAGACATTGCAACTTTTACCGAACCACTAGCAGCAGCGTTGGAAATTCAGCAGCAGGTTGTTTTGTGTGCAGATGACCGGGTGTTAGTGGTGGGAGATGGGAAACTTGGTCAACTTGTAGCCCAAACCCTGGCTTTAACTGGCTGCGACTTATTGGCGTTGGGTCGTCATCCCGAAAAACTGGCGAATTTAGCAGCCAGAGGAATTAAAACGGGTTTAATTGATGCAGTTACCGATAAAGCTTTTGATATCTCCGTAGATTGTACTGGTAATCCTGAAGGATTTGCGATCGCTCGTCGCGCTTTACGACCTCGTGGTACGTTAGTGATGAAAAGTACATACGCAGGCAATTTAAGTTTAGATGCTTCGTCTTTGGTTGTGGACGAAATCACCCTTATTGGTTCTCGTTGTGGCCCTTTCCCTGCGGCTTTGGAATTATTAGCAGCAGAAAAAGTAGACGTAAAACCCTTGATTTATGCTCATTATCCCCTCACAGAAGCTATTGCAGCTTTTGAAGAGGCGCAACGTCGGGGCGTTTTAAAAGTATTATTGGACGTTGGGGAAGTATGA
- a CDS encoding BCD family MFS transporter, which yields MASGEVFDTETKYPVAPRVNLPTMFRLGLFQMGLSMMSILTLGVLNRVMIQEIAIPATLVALVLALPAFVSPSRIWFGQMSDAKPLWGYHRTAYVWVGAAIFAIAAFLAVQVMWQLNNAASVSGDWVWTTQTIGWTALLSLVFAVYGLAICASGTAFAALLVDVSEEDNRSKVVGVVWSMLMVGIIVGAIISSSLLKQLTPEASVETLQASINQLFIIVPAIVFGLAIAATFGVEKKYSQYANRSTLVNREDSITLDAAWKILTASPQTGLFFTFLVVMTLCLFMQDPILEPYAGQVFKMPLAESTKLNIYYGMGLLVAYAVAGFLIVPRLGKRRSARLGCMLVALCALLLGISGFTANAAFLKLALVLFGLATGFLTTAAISLMLDLTAAEAAGTFIGAWGLAQSISRGLAVVIGGTLLDIGRRVLPSLELAYGLVFALEAVGMVLSIGFLNRVNITEFQTSTKQAIASVLESDLD from the coding sequence ATGGCAAGCGGTGAAGTGTTTGATACAGAAACAAAATACCCAGTTGCGCCAAGGGTCAATTTACCGACTATGTTTCGGCTTGGCTTATTTCAAATGGGGCTGAGTATGATGTCGATTTTGACTCTGGGCGTACTCAACAGGGTCATGATTCAAGAAATAGCGATTCCGGCGACGTTGGTGGCGCTGGTGCTGGCTTTACCTGCGTTTGTGTCGCCTTCGCGGATATGGTTTGGTCAGATGTCTGATGCTAAACCGTTATGGGGTTATCACCGGACAGCTTATGTGTGGGTCGGGGCGGCGATATTTGCGATCGCGGCTTTTTTAGCTGTACAAGTAATGTGGCAACTGAATAATGCTGCGAGTGTTTCTGGTGATTGGGTTTGGACAACTCAAACTATCGGCTGGACAGCACTGCTATCTTTAGTTTTTGCTGTGTACGGTTTAGCAATTTGTGCTAGTGGTACGGCTTTCGCGGCTTTATTAGTAGATGTGTCGGAAGAAGATAACCGTTCTAAAGTTGTCGGTGTAGTTTGGTCGATGCTAATGGTGGGAATTATCGTCGGTGCAATCATTAGTTCTAGCTTGCTCAAACAATTAACACCAGAAGCAAGTGTAGAGACATTACAGGCATCGATCAACCAATTATTTATCATTGTCCCAGCTATTGTATTTGGATTGGCGATCGCTGCAACTTTTGGTGTTGAAAAAAAATACTCCCAATATGCCAACCGTTCCACATTGGTAAACCGCGAAGACAGCATTACCCTAGACGCAGCTTGGAAAATCTTAACAGCCAGTCCCCAAACAGGTTTATTTTTCACCTTTTTGGTGGTGATGACATTGTGCTTGTTTATGCAAGACCCAATTTTAGAGCCTTATGCTGGTCAGGTGTTTAAAATGCCTTTGGCGGAAAGCACCAAATTGAATATTTATTATGGTATGGGTTTGCTGGTTGCTTACGCTGTGGCTGGATTTTTGATTGTCCCGCGTTTAGGTAAGCGCAGAAGCGCCCGCTTAGGCTGTATGTTGGTGGCTTTGTGTGCATTATTGCTGGGTATTTCGGGATTTACCGCCAATGCAGCGTTCCTGAAGCTGGCTTTGGTGTTATTTGGTTTAGCGACTGGGTTCTTGACAACGGCCGCAATTAGCTTGATGCTTGATTTGACAGCAGCGGAAGCCGCTGGGACATTTATTGGTGCATGGGGACTAGCACAGTCTATATCTAGGGGTTTAGCAGTTGTTATCGGCGGTACACTCTTGGATATCGGGCGGAGAGTGTTACCCAGTTTGGAACTAGCTTATGGGTTGGTATTTGCTTTAGAAGCCGTGGGAATGGTGCTGTCAATTGGCTTTCTCAACCGCGTCAACATCACAGAATTTCAAACTAGTACCAAACAGGCGATCGCATCTGTCTTAGAAAGCGATCTAGACTAA
- the chlG gene encoding chlorophyll synthase ChlG codes for MSESTPIPPNSNPAEALDSVTDNSSEAGIVAQSERTAKTRQLLGMKGAAPGETSIWKIRLQLMKPITWIPLIWGVVCGAASSGNYTWTLENVLKAAACMLLSGPLLAGYTQTMNDFYDREIDAINEPYRPIPSGAISVPQVVTQILVLLVSGIGLAYLLDVWAGHEFPTVVALAIFGSLVSYIYSAPPLKLKQNGWLGNYALGASYIALPWWAGHALFGELTWQVLILTLIYSWAGLGIAIVNDFKSVEGDRQLGLKSLPVMFGVTTAAWICVLMIDIFQGFMAAYLVSIHENLYAAILVLLIIPQITFQDMYFLRDPLKNDVKYQASAQPFLVLGMLVVGLALGHAGV; via the coding sequence ATGTCTGAATCAACTCCTATACCCCCCAATTCCAACCCTGCTGAGGCACTAGACTCAGTAACAGATAATTCTAGTGAAGCAGGAATAGTCGCCCAGAGCGAACGCACCGCCAAAACTCGCCAGCTACTAGGGATGAAAGGTGCAGCACCCGGAGAAACTTCCATTTGGAAAATCCGCCTGCAATTGATGAAGCCCATCACCTGGATTCCCCTGATTTGGGGTGTAGTTTGTGGTGCGGCTTCTTCGGGTAACTATACCTGGACTCTAGAAAATGTCTTGAAAGCCGCAGCTTGTATGTTACTTTCTGGGCCGCTGCTGGCTGGTTACACCCAAACCATGAATGATTTTTACGATCGCGAAATTGATGCCATCAATGAACCCTATCGCCCCATTCCCTCTGGCGCAATTTCTGTACCCCAAGTTGTGACCCAAATTTTAGTATTATTAGTATCAGGAATTGGTTTAGCATACCTCCTAGATGTCTGGGCTGGTCATGAATTTCCCACCGTTGTAGCCCTAGCAATTTTCGGCTCATTGGTTTCTTATATTTACTCTGCCCCTCCCCTGAAACTGAAGCAAAACGGCTGGCTGGGGAATTATGCTTTAGGTGCAAGTTATATCGCCTTACCTTGGTGGGCTGGTCATGCTTTATTTGGTGAACTGACTTGGCAAGTTTTGATTCTCACATTAATTTACAGCTGGGCAGGGTTGGGGATTGCCATTGTTAACGACTTTAAAAGTGTCGAAGGCGATCGCCAGTTAGGGTTAAAATCACTACCAGTCATGTTTGGTGTTACTACCGCCGCCTGGATTTGTGTATTGATGATTGACATATTTCAAGGCTTTATGGCTGCTTATCTTGTCAGCATCCATGAAAATTTATACGCGGCCATACTAGTACTGTTAATCATTCCCCAAATCACCTTCCAGGATATGTATTTCCTGCGTGACCCCTTAAAGAACGATGTGAAATACCAAGCCAGCGCCCAACCATTTCTTGTTCTCGGTATGTTGGTTGTTGGTTTGGCGTTAGGCCATGCAGGAGTTTAA
- a CDS encoding DUF2862 domain-containing protein, translating to MEIGQKVKVYRLRDRVPSLVAQKLGKVGVIEGYKMTDGSGVGIVVKFEDNSATWFFEDEIKPV from the coding sequence ATGGAAATCGGACAAAAAGTTAAGGTGTATCGTCTACGCGATCGCGTACCCAGTTTAGTTGCTCAAAAACTAGGTAAAGTCGGCGTGATTGAAGGCTACAAAATGACTGATGGTAGCGGCGTTGGCATAGTGGTGAAGTTTGAAGATAATAGCGCCACTTGGTTTTTTGAGGACGAAATCAAACCAGTTTAG